One region of Bacteroidota bacterium genomic DNA includes:
- a CDS encoding phenylalanine--tRNA ligase subunit beta, translating into MKFSLNWVKEYIPGLEIGSMAELNAKMISAGLDIESIESEGEKFKGFVVGKVVEKAKHPDADKLSVCKVNVGTGELLNIVCGAPNVDAGQLVCVAKIGAVVPNGGFEIKKAKLRGQLSEGMICSAKELNLSEDHSGIMVLDEKAKIGQNFSEYIGANDYLYEIGVTPNRGDLLSHIGIAREIAAAYDLHCTLPEVQLKEENENSHDFIHVTIENKDFCKRFRARVIKDVQVKESPEWLKKKLTAIGLRPRNNIVDITNYIMMETGQPMHAFDYDKIKGKKIIVKTAHEGEKFTTLDSKERVLNDKSLMICDAERPLSIAGIMGGENSEITEGTTNVMLETAYFDSVAIRLNAKKLGLASDASHRFERGTDINMVEYASDRASQLIAELAGGKILCGAVDNYPECFIYREVELEIYNVNRILGLSLTKKDVINILAKIDIECEGERFQKLVFKIPEFRRNDIAAEIDLIEEIARIYDYDNIPMERSFRFSVSESNYNLDYIEFVQKVKNYFYGRGFNEILTSSQQEDAKLQTFGHSPVKIANPGSSEMNSMRVNLYYGMLNVIKNNHNHSGKDIPLKLYETGRVFFDEGKGFKEEDKLSIGVCGNYDLKSFDNKDRDFDLFDLKGEIDMFIRSLNIQIKNTSYGETGIKIKYETKDNYAGELFKVESSLLKSLGIEIEKPVYIAEFNLEALYKAQKKSNVYEPISKFPAVKRDLSFVVEKNVVFKDIKDVILNSGGKLLAGLQLFDIYEDKKLGNNKSLAFSLEFSSFDKTLTDEEINPIISKIVKNLEKELKVQLRS; encoded by the coding sequence ATGAAATTCAGTTTAAATTGGGTTAAGGAATACATACCGGGATTGGAAATCGGCTCTATGGCAGAGCTGAATGCAAAAATGATTTCTGCGGGACTTGATATAGAAAGCATAGAATCCGAAGGTGAAAAATTCAAAGGATTTGTTGTAGGTAAAGTAGTTGAAAAAGCGAAACATCCCGATGCAGATAAGCTAAGCGTTTGCAAAGTTAATGTCGGCACAGGCGAGTTATTAAACATCGTCTGCGGGGCGCCGAATGTAGATGCGGGGCAGCTTGTATGCGTTGCAAAAATCGGAGCAGTCGTGCCTAACGGCGGATTTGAAATTAAGAAAGCTAAACTTCGCGGACAGCTTTCTGAAGGAATGATATGCTCGGCTAAAGAACTAAATTTAAGCGAAGACCATAGCGGAATTATGGTGCTGGATGAAAAGGCAAAGATAGGACAGAATTTTTCGGAATATATAGGAGCAAATGATTATTTATATGAAATAGGTGTAACTCCTAACAGGGGAGACTTGCTTTCACATATAGGAATTGCCAGAGAAATTGCAGCAGCATACGATTTACATTGCACACTTCCAGAAGTACAATTAAAAGAAGAAAACGAAAACTCGCATGATTTTATTCATGTCACAATTGAAAATAAAGATTTCTGCAAAAGATTCAGAGCAAGAGTTATTAAAGACGTTCAGGTAAAAGAATCCCCTGAATGGCTTAAGAAAAAACTTACAGCAATAGGACTAAGACCGCGTAATAACATCGTCGATATCACAAATTATATAATGATGGAAACAGGTCAGCCGATGCATGCATTTGACTACGATAAAATTAAAGGAAAGAAGATAATTGTAAAGACGGCTCACGAAGGTGAGAAGTTCACAACTTTGGATTCAAAGGAAAGAGTTCTAAATGACAAGTCACTGATGATATGTGATGCTGAAAGACCTTTGAGTATAGCCGGAATTATGGGCGGTGAGAACTCCGAAATTACCGAAGGCACTACTAACGTAATGCTTGAGACGGCTTATTTTGATTCGGTTGCAATAAGACTGAATGCAAAAAAGCTGGGGCTTGCATCAGATGCATCTCACAGATTTGAAAGAGGAACGGATATTAACATGGTTGAATATGCCTCCGATAGAGCATCACAATTGATTGCTGAACTTGCCGGCGGAAAGATTTTATGCGGAGCTGTAGATAACTATCCTGAATGTTTTATTTATAGGGAAGTGGAGCTTGAAATTTATAATGTTAACCGTATTTTAGGACTATCACTTACAAAAAAAGATGTAATAAATATATTAGCAAAGATAGATATTGAATGTGAAGGCGAAAGATTTCAGAAATTAGTGTTCAAAATTCCGGAATTCCGAAGAAATGATATTGCTGCGGAAATCGATCTGATAGAAGAGATTGCCAGAATTTACGACTACGATAATATCCCTATGGAAAGAAGTTTCAGGTTCAGCGTATCGGAATCAAATTATAATTTAGATTATATCGAGTTCGTACAGAAGGTAAAGAATTATTTTTACGGTCGCGGATTCAACGAGATTTTAACAAGCTCGCAACAGGAAGATGCAAAGCTGCAAACGTTCGGTCACAGTCCCGTAAAGATTGCAAATCCCGGTTCAAGCGAAATGAACTCAATGCGTGTGAATTTATATTACGGAATGCTAAACGTGATTAAAAATAATCACAATCATTCAGGCAAAGATATTCCGCTTAAGCTGTATGAGACAGGAAGGGTATTTTTTGATGAAGGTAAGGGCTTTAAAGAAGAGGATAAGCTTTCAATCGGAGTCTGCGGAAATTATGATCTGAAATCATTTGATAATAAGGACAGGGACTTTGATTTGTTTGATCTGAAGGGCGAGATAGATATGTTTATACGCAGTCTGAATATTCAGATTAAAAACACTTCCTACGGGGAAACCGGTATTAAGATTAAATATGAAACGAAGGATAATTACGCAGGGGAATTATTTAAAGTTGAAAGTTCACTCTTAAAGTCACTTGGTATTGAAATCGAGAAACCTGTTTATATAGCTGAATTTAACTTAGAGGCACTGTATAAAGCGCAGAAAAAATCCAATGTTTATGAGCCGATTTCGAAATTTCCTGCAGTAAAAAGAGACTTATCTTTTGTAGTTGAAAAAAACGTTGTTTTTAAGGATATTAAGGACGTCATTTTAAATAGCGGCGGAAAGCTGCTTGCCGGACTGCAGCTCTTTGATATTTACGAGGATAAAAAACTCGGTAATAACAAAAGTCTTGCTTTTTCATTAGAATTTTCTTCTTTTGATAAAACATTGACAGATGAAGAGATAAATCCGATTATCAGCAAGATCGTAAAAAATCTTGAGAAGGAATTGAAAGTGCAATTAAGAAGTTAG